From the genome of Euwallacea similis isolate ESF13 chromosome 26, ESF131.1, whole genome shotgun sequence:
ATGAAGTACACGTGCACCTACCCAACCCTAAGCTTAACCTGATTTTCGATAACGAGAAAGGCAGTCCCACTCCTCCACCACGACACAagcaacaacaacaaaaaaaaaacaaacttagGGAAAGGGTAGAGAAAATGGCAACCAAGGGACTGCAGGCTCTACAGGGAAACGACAAGGTTAAGCCTGACAACAAGCCTGTCCCGGTTGAGGAGCCTTTAATGGTGAAAAAGACCATAAAGTATGTTTGTCCTCTTTGCGAAAGCGACGAACGCAACCACAACAGAGATCATCACCACCCGCCGCTGAGTAAAACaaacaaacgtcaaaaaaaCTTGTCCGTTGTGTCTCTACCAAATTACACGGATTTAAAGCTGTCTGTGGCTCAACCTCAGAACTTTACCGATCACAAATCGCACATCCAAACGGAAATTAACTCGTCGAGGCTCAGTTTACAGTCGCCCAAGAAATTCTCACATAGTCAAATGCCGGGTCGATTGATGGACTCCTACATCACCAGATGCAGGTCCTTGGGATCGATTCTGCCTcaacaactaaaaaaattgaaagcatCCAAATTGAAGCCTGATAAACCAGTAACTTCCGACGATTCGTTTGGACCTTTGGAGGATTGGGATGCGGACCTCATCGAGCATTACAATCCCAAAGATGCCAGTTTGCCACGTCCTAGGAAAATCGTTTCAGATCGGGAGGTTTTGCAGGCCATCGAAGGGTTGGTGGTCCAAGCGGAAGACGTTCCGCCTCATCCTCAGAGACCCCTACGCAAATCCGATTCTTTAGTTAGAAAGGAGACTTCGGACGCTTCTATGGCGACGAAAACCAGCAATAAGCTGCTGGATGATATTTGTCTGACACCTCCTCCTAGCCCTGTTCATGACATTATCGGCATAGGTCgtggtaaaaaaattgctgtcTTAAGCAGGAATTTTGAAGATCCAAATCCATATATTCCTATCGATAACAAACACAAAACTCAAGAAATTGTCCTTGAGGACGATAAAGCATTCGTCGGTGAACATTCGTCTCTAATGAGGATATTACAGGAGTTTAGTGTCAAAGACACTCAAAGTAAGGCTACCGCTGCTTCTGTGCAGGACGAAAGCAGCAAGTTTCCTTCGAAGCCGGCTCCGCGAAGCTTGGAGGAGTGTTTGAGCAATAGCGAGAttgagaatttcattaaagCAGAGAAGAAACATTCTGACGAGGTAATATGCAGTTGAGATCTTGCCGAggtgaagtttttttattgttctgtTTTTGCTTTTCATTTACAATAACCAATTATTCGTACTCCTCTGTATTagttaaataaagtaatagtaagttagagtatttttatagtttttgcaataatatattaattttcccaGACTCACTTACTAAATGTATTAGGAAAATATACATGTACAACAAAGggtaaattataaataaaacctATTAATAAAACAGTGCAACATAAATGCTACCGAGCGTGATAGAATTTCCATTCTATCAGCGTGATAAAATAGGGATTCTATCACGCTCTATTAGTAATGTAGCGGACTACCTTAAGCCCTCGCAAATATATGTCCCTCTCCGGAATAGACTGAATGGAACTAAAGAAAACACGTGGCTGACAATAagttcataatttattttgtataaaagtattttcacAATAATAAGAACTagactatttaaaaaattatgttaacaGTGCCAATAATATATAAAGCTGTGCAGTTTGTTAATGCATGTTAGTGCATCTTCAATAACGCTTCTTCAATATCTTCAATAAAAGTGGAGAAAGTACAAAATTGTCTTTAGAATAAATATCTGTCATGCTTATAAAATAGAAAGGCAATTTGCTTAATTAATATGTAGTATAGGTGCCGTGTAGGGTTTGGGCATCAAAATCTCCACCAGATCCACATATGTCTTATTCCAACTTATTGAAAATCTCGGTTCACCATAGATTGCAAATGTCCGAGTTCTATTCTCACTTATCCGTCAAACTTTTCCCATTTTAGCAATTGAAAAACTATAATTCAATCCtagtgttttgttttaatgaaCAAACTTTTACAACGTATTTTACTTCGAAATGCAATGTTAGTTCAAGCAGTTTAGAAACTAAACTGCAACTCGAGTGGATTAGCCTCTCTATGGTAGTATTCGTTTTCTTCTACTTTCATTCTCTTTCAATAACAACTCTATGCgtctttttaaattctgtaTTGATCTTAAAACATTCCTTCTTTTCATTTTGGTTCTTAGAGTTGTTATGATCTCCCTTCGCAACTCAAATATCAGTGGATATACAGCTATTACCATTTCATGTCGGAACACAGGAATTGTGCAAGTGCGAGAAGGATCGCACAAGTTTTAATATGGCTacgacaaagaccaacgaagtaGGTTGCGCAGCTAGCGGCCGacgtgggcggagtcagtccagtGTTACCGATCTGTCactatttcagaatttttattaatatatgttTTAGTCATGGATtaatcactttttttaatttatttacattactgctttttgctctgatgttttaaaaaatttccatcgTCACGAAGACAGCCAAATCGATACTGATCTAAATATCGAAGTGAAAAAGTTGGCCGGATTGACTCTGCCTACGTCAGCGGTTAGCTTCACGACCCACTTcttggtctttgtcggaggcatattaaaccttatgcggtccttctcccacttgcacaatctCTATGTTGCTGtttgaactggtgatacctgtagATTTATAAATGAGATCTTTTATAGTTCCCTATAAATGATAATCTGATGGGGGCAAATCTGGTGACGGTGCCGGTCAACGGACATTTCCATTATCTGAAATGGGTCTGATCGGTTGTCGTTTTTCTGCATATTGCTGCagatatgtttttgaaataacttGCACATTTCGATGCgaaatgtaataaattcctagcgtatctcgtttttcttcacttaaaattttagttaatacatttatattaattttgtaactGTAGGTAAATCGCGCAACCTTACCCCAATCCAACcaacctcgtatcttttatgattACTGAGAGCCCCATGGTTGAGTTAcagaaacggacaccctgtatatatatattcacAGTCATTCAACACCCCTAATAATGGTGCCTTTTAACACTACTACtgaacaaaatatctttacCGTTACAACAGATGGGACACAAAATCTGACGGCTCGgttaacagtaaaaaaattcatctgCAAATTGCATTTCTCTTACAAATCACCACCCTGCCACATTAAACGAAGTCAACTGCTTTTGACATCCACAAAGAAGACTTGTGGTTGTCCTGgtttatagtaatttttacTTGTTAACTATTTGCATTTACTTAGTTACAAGTAGGTATAAGAGAAATTACGAACTTCGTAAAGTAGACTTTGTAAGGTAAGTATGGTATTAATCTCGTAAAGAGACGTCATGAGGGATTTGGTGGGAGGATTCGTTGCTATTGAACAACGCATAAACGACGTTCTATACGTGTAGGAGTTGTTTTCGCAAAAGAGATACGGAATATGGTATCATCAAAAATTGTGCAAGACCCTATTGTCATATCTAAAACATCTTAATTTAAGACATAAAAGATAGCCTTAATACATATGATTATATACAACACAAAGATTGGACGCCAACCACTCAGTATTAGATTACCTAAACTCTCGAAAATAGACCCACAACGATAGCAAACCTTAAAAATGTACTGACTCAGAGATTGGTCTGCCATGGCCAATTTTGGAGAGTTTGGTGCAAATCGCctgaaatatcaatttatcaCTTAACTTTTCTAATACTATGTCTATAGTAAAACGGCCCAACCCTACCAGCAAATAGTTACAATCTCACATTAAAAACTACAAGTAAACAACTTTGTTCTTTAGATTTTAGTTTGCCTGAAACTTCAGAACAACTTGCAAATTGAGATTCGAACAGGGTAAGCCGTTTACACACCCTGCGTATGCCatattatctcaaaaactatataataattgtttcttACATTGcagtataatttaatttcacttttatttaGAGACAGTTGCtgaaatatacaggatgtcccaatAAGGCTGGACGCAATAACGAATTTTAGTACGATTTTAGTCCTCGctacaatattttaaataggcaaaattgtgtttttagtAGACTTTGACTACACAGGTGGTCATAGTAGATTTTGACTACACATAGGACAGAAGAAGTTTATCTTAAAGGTAAGAGGAATACAGAAGCTACAGTACAGGATGGTCTTTCTTTG
Proteins encoded in this window:
- the LOC136416995 gene encoding uncharacterized protein; the encoded protein is MGNKLCKKKGDTDTVDSCSGAPRSSFDRIFNRFHLKPTTRWRSESHLHKKDSNRANSCHDDTKNGGNIFYTSQPLSKSADWTEVDLEVPSLEDEVHVHLPNPKLNLIFDNEKGSPTPPPRHKQQQQKKNKLRERVEKMATKGLQALQGNDKVKPDNKPVPVEEPLMVKKTIKYVCPLCESDERNHNRDHHHPPLSKTNKRQKNLSVVSLPNYTDLKLSVAQPQNFTDHKSHIQTEINSSRLSLQSPKKFSHSQMPGRLMDSYITRCRSLGSILPQQLKKLKASKLKPDKPVTSDDSFGPLEDWDADLIEHYNPKDASLPRPRKIVSDREVLQAIEGLVVQAEDVPPHPQRPLRKSDSLVRKETSDASMATKTSNKLLDDICLTPPPSPVHDIIGIGRGKKIAVLSRNFEDPNPYIPIDNKHKTQEIVLEDDKAFVGEHSSLMRILQEFSVKDTQSKATAASVQDESSKFPSKPAPRSLEECLSNSEIENFIKAEKKHSDEVICS